Proteins encoded in a region of the Diabrotica undecimpunctata isolate CICGRU chromosome 10, icDiaUnde3, whole genome shotgun sequence genome:
- the LOC140451730 gene encoding general transcription factor II-I repeat domain-containing protein 2-like, with product MKVVVSIVNFIKSRGLNHRQFKQFLDDIESEYGDLLYYTEVRWLSRGLTLERFLNLIEEIGIFLAEKQRDVPELKNPGWLCDLAFLVDITNHLNVLNTRLQGKNQLISHLYAHVSSFQCKLTLFRSQLNSGNYNHFPNYKKMAEKFNKTAINFSYVEKLDILIQSFQERFSEFKKVKPLLDIFNNPFTISVENAPESMQLEIIDIQNDQDLRKKFNEGDLLNFIYVNKLFQY from the coding sequence ATGAAAGTGGTAGTTTCGATTGTAAATTTCATAAAATCACGAGGACTTAATCACAGACAATTCAAACAATTCCTTGATGACATCGAAAGCGAATACGGAGATTTACTGTATTATACAGAAGTAAGGTGGCTAAGTCGTGGATTGACACTGGAACGATTTctaaatttaatagaagaaattgGAATATTTCTGGCGGAAAAGCAAAGGGATGTCCCGGAACTTAAAAATCCTGGTTGGTTGTGTGATTTGGCTTTTTTAGTTGACATTACAAATCATTTGAATGTCTTGAACACACGGCTTCAAGGCAAAAATCAACTGATATCCCATCTCTACGCTCATGTATCATCCTTTCAATGCAAGCTGACACTTTTCAGATCACAGTTGAATTCTGGAAATTACAATCATTTTCCGAATTATAAGAAAATGGCTGAAAAATTCAACAAAACTGCGATTAATTTCAGTTATGTAGAAAAGCTAGATATTTTGATTCAATCTTTTCAAGAAAGATTTTCGGAGTTTAAAAAAGTGAAACCCCTGTTGGACATATTCAACAATCCTTTCACGATTTCAGTTGAAAATGCGCCAGAGTCAATGCAGTTAGAAATTATCGACATTCAAAACGACCAAGATTTACGCAAAAAATTCAACGAAGGAGACTTGCTGAACTTTATATATGTGAACAAACTTTTTcaatactaa
- the LOC140451731 gene encoding general transcription factor II-I repeat domain-containing protein 2-like: protein MCPEASKKFEKIQLNRMTIQRRIISLSGNIAEQLIEKTKIIEFFSLALDESTDISSIAQLLIFIRGVTQDFEVLEELLGMCSLKGQTKGVDILNVLLDECSKTDLDLSKLSGVATDGAPSMIGVNSGLVTLLKKHLQEKNINAEDLMQFHCIIH, encoded by the coding sequence ATGTGTCCAGAAGCATCAAAAAAGTTTGAGAAAATTCAACTGAATCGTATGACTATCCAAAGACGAATAATATCTTTGTCAGGTAATATTGCggaacaattaattgaaaaaactaAGATCATTGAATTTTTTTCATTAGCACTCGACGAATCCACTGATATTAGTTCCATAGCTCAACTTCTCATATTCATACGAGGTGTTACTCAAGATTTTGAAGTCTTAGAAGAGTTATTAGGAATGTGTTCATTGAAAGGTCAAACCAAAGGAGTTGATATACTCAATGTTCTTTTGGATGAGTGTTCAAAAACTGATTTGGACTTATCAAAATTATCGGGAGTTGCGACTGACGGTGCTCCTTCGAtgattggtgtcaattccgggcTAGTTACTTTGCTGAAAAAGCATCTGCAAGAAAAAAACATAAACGCTGAAGATCTTATGCAGTTTCACTGCATTATACACTAA